A single genomic interval of Antarcticibacterium arcticum harbors:
- a CDS encoding sulfatase family protein, translated as MYIKLKIPQQLIFLFLISLPFCTVTNAQQKKMEKDRSAPNVVFILADDVGYGDLGIDGGKVPTPNIDKLAKQGIRFTDAHSPAALCAPSRFSLLTGSYPYRNGRAGGSWDVNNSSGFSHNGNRTKAGRHITVGEILQKAGYKTAFFGKMHLGGDVFDEKGNVIREKDNLNIMDYSRGVKDNLNDHGFDHWLGLLSGIQHEPYAYFENGKYVPVDPQKPADNSSTRLLTNGFYRVSNNGLSEIVEAGKVPARGDVDYDSSQAGIIFTNAAIDFIDGHLKENKQTGKDQPFLLYFSSQAIHVPHTPPFDFDGDPSTIDEQVYGVTGAMTSDVLYELDLQVGKILAKLEEEGIADNTLIIFTSDNGALWPAITRYGNPEHDNNGPLRDYKASIYEGGHRVPFIAKWGDGTLEGSVISPGSVSNQLIMGHDWVATMYELTGQNMEEDQAMDSSSLLPIFKGLQNEEDPLHEFVLYQAGFAYDGAIREGNLVLMVDRNNKATELYDLANDLGQEKNLITESKFKETITRLKDKFLHYNAHDNDVITPRTTKAFVVKK; from the coding sequence ATGTACATTAAACTCAAAATACCGCAGCAATTAATTTTCCTTTTCCTTATTTCCCTGCCATTTTGCACTGTGACAAACGCCCAGCAGAAGAAGATGGAAAAAGACCGCAGCGCCCCAAATGTTGTTTTCATTCTGGCAGATGATGTTGGATATGGCGATCTGGGAATAGACGGAGGTAAAGTTCCAACACCAAACATAGATAAACTGGCAAAACAAGGCATCAGGTTTACTGATGCGCATTCCCCGGCAGCTTTGTGTGCTCCATCCAGATTTAGCCTGTTAACCGGAAGCTATCCTTATAGAAATGGTAGAGCCGGGGGTAGCTGGGATGTCAATAACAGCAGCGGATTTAGTCATAACGGAAACAGGACAAAAGCGGGGCGCCATATAACCGTGGGTGAGATCCTTCAAAAGGCGGGATATAAAACCGCATTCTTTGGAAAAATGCACCTTGGAGGTGATGTCTTTGACGAAAAAGGGAATGTAATACGTGAGAAAGATAACCTCAATATAATGGATTACAGCCGCGGGGTGAAAGATAACCTGAATGATCACGGGTTTGATCACTGGCTGGGGCTGTTAAGCGGAATTCAACATGAACCCTATGCCTATTTTGAAAACGGAAAATATGTTCCTGTTGATCCACAAAAACCAGCAGATAACTCCAGTACCCGATTATTAACAAATGGATTTTACCGGGTAAGTAATAATGGTTTAAGTGAAATTGTTGAAGCAGGAAAAGTGCCTGCACGGGGTGATGTAGACTATGATTCCAGCCAGGCAGGGATCATTTTTACAAATGCTGCCATAGATTTTATAGACGGGCACCTTAAGGAAAATAAACAAACAGGGAAAGATCAGCCGTTTTTGCTGTATTTCTCTTCCCAGGCAATACATGTGCCTCATACCCCGCCATTTGATTTCGACGGCGATCCATCAACTATAGATGAGCAGGTGTACGGAGTGACAGGAGCCATGACATCAGATGTTCTTTATGAGCTGGACCTGCAGGTAGGTAAAATTCTTGCAAAGCTGGAAGAAGAGGGTATTGCAGATAATACCCTTATAATCTTCACAAGTGATAATGGCGCATTATGGCCTGCCATTACTCGCTATGGCAATCCTGAACATGATAATAACGGGCCGCTAAGGGATTATAAAGCCTCCATTTATGAAGGTGGTCACAGGGTTCCTTTCATAGCGAAATGGGGCGATGGAACGTTAGAAGGTTCGGTGATTTCTCCGGGTTCTGTTTCAAATCAATTGATCATGGGCCATGATTGGGTTGCCACAATGTATGAACTAACCGGGCAAAACATGGAGGAAGACCAGGCTATGGACAGTTCATCTCTGTTGCCAATTTTTAAAGGTTTACAAAACGAAGAAGATCCGCTGCACGAATTTGTACTTTACCAGGCAGGTTTTGCATATGATGGTGCTATAAGAGAAGGAAATCTTGTTTTAATGGTGGACCGTAATAATAAAGCTACAGAACTTTATGATCTCGCAAATGATCTTGGGCAGGAGAAGAACCTTATAACGGAGTCGAAGTTCAAGGAAACAATCACGAGGTTAAAGGATAAATTCCTGCATTACAACGCTCATGATAATGATGTTATAACCCCAAGAACTACAAAAGCCTTTGTGGTTAAAAAATAA
- a CDS encoding family 43 glycosylhydrolase, translating to MKKLSIFILITGLALSGFSQNLPGSREYTTYCNPIDIDYTYVAHNSYTGVSYRAGADPAVINFKGKYFMFVTRSYGYWMSTDMSNWEFITPQGWYFNGSNAPAAAVHGDKVIVAGDPSGRMAVIHTETPEIGDWKTSYSVLPISIQDPALLVDDDGKVYLYEESSNVHPIYGVELDPENNYLPKGEPKALISLHPEKHGWERFGQDHSSEMKPYLEGPWMTKHNGKYYLEYGAPGTEFNVYADGVYTGDHPLGPFEYAPYNPVSYKPGGYVTGAGHGSTVRDNHGNYWHFATMPIAVNYKFERRIGLFPAGFEKDGQMYVNTAYGDYPHFLPDTEVKDHKHRFSGWMLLSYGKKATASSVVNDTVRQQVIGPEMKAIIRASDKGFGPANLVDEQISTFWVANGNDESMQATVDLGEVMQVKALQINFQEFNAAVFGRAPGLKHQFKIESSTDGGNWSVLVDYSGNERDQPHAYIELEKETDARYLKYRNVDTPNEYLALSGFRVFGKGYGKAPATPENIQIDRNTDRRNATLKWEPVNDAMGYVIFWGIEENKLNNSVMMYDRTNYELRALNTDQAYYFQVEAFNENGVGQRSKPVKIK from the coding sequence ATGAAAAAGTTAAGCATCTTTATACTAATCACAGGTTTGGCTCTTTCGGGATTTAGTCAGAACCTACCCGGGAGTCGTGAATACACCACCTATTGTAATCCTATAGATATCGATTATACCTATGTGGCCCATAACTCCTATACCGGGGTTTCCTACAGGGCCGGGGCAGATCCCGCGGTGATCAATTTCAAAGGAAAATATTTTATGTTCGTTACCAGGTCCTATGGCTATTGGATGTCAACTGATATGAGCAACTGGGAATTTATCACCCCTCAGGGCTGGTATTTTAACGGAAGCAATGCTCCGGCAGCGGCTGTACACGGCGATAAGGTGATCGTGGCCGGTGATCCCTCCGGAAGGATGGCGGTGATCCACACTGAGACCCCTGAAATTGGCGACTGGAAAACTTCTTACAGCGTCCTTCCTATCTCCATTCAGGATCCGGCCCTCTTAGTAGATGACGATGGGAAGGTCTACCTGTATGAAGAATCTTCTAACGTACATCCCATATATGGGGTAGAGCTGGATCCCGAAAACAATTACCTGCCAAAAGGGGAGCCTAAAGCTTTAATAAGTTTACATCCTGAGAAGCACGGCTGGGAAAGATTTGGACAGGATCATTCTTCAGAAATGAAGCCCTACCTGGAAGGGCCGTGGATGACCAAACATAATGGTAAGTACTATCTGGAATACGGGGCTCCGGGTACAGAATTCAATGTGTATGCAGATGGGGTTTATACGGGCGACCATCCCCTGGGGCCATTTGAATACGCCCCTTATAATCCAGTTTCATACAAACCCGGGGGGTATGTAACGGGTGCAGGACACGGCAGTACTGTAAGGGATAACCATGGCAACTACTGGCATTTTGCCACCATGCCAATTGCCGTGAATTACAAATTTGAACGCAGGATTGGCCTGTTTCCGGCAGGCTTTGAGAAGGACGGGCAAATGTATGTTAATACCGCTTATGGAGATTATCCGCATTTTTTACCAGATACAGAGGTAAAGGATCATAAACACCGCTTTAGCGGGTGGATGCTCCTGTCTTATGGAAAGAAGGCAACGGCCAGTTCTGTAGTAAATGATACAGTAAGGCAACAGGTTATTGGTCCGGAAATGAAAGCAATTATACGGGCAAGCGATAAGGGTTTTGGTCCGGCCAATTTGGTAGATGAACAAATAAGCACTTTTTGGGTGGCAAACGGCAATGATGAAAGCATGCAGGCGACGGTAGACCTGGGAGAGGTAATGCAGGTAAAGGCCCTGCAGATAAACTTTCAGGAATTTAATGCAGCTGTTTTTGGCAGGGCCCCGGGTTTAAAACATCAGTTTAAGATCGAATCCTCCACAGACGGGGGAAATTGGAGTGTTTTGGTAGATTATTCCGGGAACGAGCGGGACCAGCCACATGCCTATATCGAACTCGAAAAAGAGACCGATGCCCGTTACCTGAAATACCGGAATGTTGATACACCCAATGAATACCTGGCGCTTTCCGGTTTTCGGGTCTTTGGAAAGGGCTATGGCAAAGCCCCTGCAACTCCTGAAAATATCCAGATTGACCGCAATACAGATCGGCGTAATGCTACTTTAAAGTGGGAGCCCGTAAATGATGCAATGGGATATGTTATCTTTTGGGGAATTGAAGAGAATAAGCTGAATAATTCTGTTATGATGTATGACAGGACCAATTATGAGCTGAGAGCTCTAAATACAGATCAGGCCTATTACTTCCAGGTGGAAGCCTTTAATGAGAACGGGGTAGGGCAGAGAAGTAAACCGGTGAAAATAAAATAA
- a CDS encoding glucoamylase family protein: MINLRIILLLLLMVTGISCKESKDREVAEKKEVAGTGELSDDALMDLVQKQTLKYFWDYAEPNSGMARERYHPDGVYPKNDEHVVTTGGSGFGLMAIVAGIEREFIPRDSAVARLDKIADFLNTAERFHGVWPHWINGETGETQAFSAKDNGGDIVETSFMAQGFIVVREYLKNGSDAERAVAQKYDELWKSIEWNWYTNNKDGIYWHWSPNYQWEMDFMIEGYNECLITYVMAASSPNHSIHPDAYQKGWARNGKITTDVEAYALPLILKHNTRGDKGGPLFWAHYSYLGLNPKGLSDQYTNYWDLNVNHSKINYNYCMENPKGFETYNENSWGLTASYTKNKDGGIGYAAHSPDDDRGVVSPTAALSSLPYTPEESMRAMRYFYEEQKDLLWGPAGFYDAYSLEGTPWVAEKYLAIDQGPIVVMIENHRSGLIWDLFMGAPEVQKGLGKLGFSSEEYSNVRKD; the protein is encoded by the coding sequence ATGATCAATTTGAGAATTATTTTATTACTGCTTTTAATGGTAACAGGAATCAGTTGTAAAGAGAGCAAAGACCGGGAAGTGGCAGAGAAGAAAGAAGTTGCAGGAACGGGGGAATTATCTGATGATGCCCTTATGGATCTGGTGCAGAAACAAACCCTGAAATACTTCTGGGATTATGCCGAGCCAAATTCAGGAATGGCCCGTGAGCGTTATCACCCTGATGGAGTATATCCTAAAAATGACGAACACGTAGTGACTACCGGGGGGTCGGGCTTTGGTTTAATGGCCATAGTTGCCGGTATTGAACGCGAATTTATTCCCAGGGATTCAGCCGTAGCCCGTTTAGACAAGATCGCCGATTTCCTTAATACGGCCGAAAGGTTTCATGGAGTTTGGCCTCACTGGATAAATGGGGAAACAGGCGAAACCCAGGCATTTAGTGCAAAAGATAATGGGGGGGATATTGTGGAAACGTCTTTTATGGCCCAGGGCTTCATCGTTGTGAGAGAATATTTAAAAAATGGATCTGATGCTGAAAGAGCGGTGGCTCAAAAATATGATGAACTTTGGAAGTCTATAGAATGGAATTGGTATACAAATAACAAAGACGGTATCTACTGGCACTGGTCCCCAAATTATCAATGGGAAATGGACTTTATGATAGAAGGTTATAATGAGTGCCTTATTACCTATGTTATGGCGGCTTCTTCTCCAAATCATTCCATTCATCCGGATGCTTACCAAAAAGGCTGGGCCCGTAACGGAAAAATAACGACCGATGTTGAGGCCTATGCCCTGCCTTTAATTTTAAAACATAATACAAGAGGAGACAAGGGAGGCCCTTTATTCTGGGCTCATTACTCTTATTTGGGATTAAACCCGAAAGGGCTTAGTGATCAATATACCAATTACTGGGACCTCAATGTAAATCACAGCAAGATCAACTATAACTATTGTATGGAAAATCCTAAAGGTTTTGAAACATACAATGAAAATTCCTGGGGGCTTACCGCCAGTTATACCAAAAACAAAGACGGTGGTATAGGCTATGCAGCCCATTCTCCAGATGATGACAGGGGTGTAGTATCACCTACCGCGGCTTTATCCTCGCTCCCTTATACCCCCGAGGAATCTATGAGGGCAATGCGTTATTTCTATGAAGAGCAAAAGGATTTGTTGTGGGGCCCGGCAGGATTTTATGATGCATACAGCCTGGAAGGAACTCCCTGGGTTGCCGAGAAATATCTCGCAATTGACCAGGGGCCTATTGTAGTTATGATAGAAAATCATCGTTCCGGACTTATTTGGGACCTTTTCATGGGTGCACCGGAAGTTCAGAAAGGATTGGGAAAACTAGGATTTTCTTCTGAAGAGTATTCCAACGTACGTAAAGATTAA
- a CDS encoding family 43 glycosylhydrolase — protein MKYFKRIFTITALLCNAIIAAQEVVPATYINPLDIDYTYMVYNSSKNISYRSGADPAVIEYRGEYFMFVTRSFGYWHSKDLINWTFIKPKQWFFEGSNAPTAFNYKDSLVYFAGDPAGYGSILYTDDPKSGNWTPTASITNNIQDSELFIDDDGKTYLYWGSSNVHPLRVKMLNKDDRFIETGVEKELFNLVEEEHGWERFGENNFHPTLKEGYMEGASMTKHNGKYYLQYAAPGTQFNVYADAAYIGETPLGPFTYMKNNPMSFKPGGFANGAGHGITVKQTNGQYWHFATVALASNSHWERRLSMFPTYFDEDGLMYTNTNYGDYPLFGPDHPTKAGHHNGWMLLSYKGKATVSSSKKQVRKSTSTDGDFDITEMPLEKNNRGEIVSKLLTDESPKSFWVAEANNDNQWVKIEMLSPGNIYAFQLNFHDEESAIYTRTEGLRHRFTVEVSEDGENWKTVIDRSKSYKDAPNAYIPLNKPVVGKYVRYNNVEVPGQNLALSEIRVFGKGLGKKPEKVKGFKVSREQDRRDASFSWNPVKGAQGYNIRWGIAPDKLYQSWLIYDVNEHFMRNLDRDTQYYFSIEAFNENGISDKTEVQEVK, from the coding sequence ATGAAATATTTTAAAAGAATTTTTACAATAACAGCTTTATTATGTAATGCCATTATTGCTGCACAGGAAGTAGTTCCTGCAACTTATATTAATCCTCTGGATATTGATTATACCTATATGGTCTATAATTCCAGTAAGAATATTTCCTACCGTTCGGGAGCAGACCCTGCCGTTATTGAATACCGCGGGGAATACTTCATGTTTGTTACCCGTTCTTTTGGTTACTGGCATTCCAAAGATCTTATTAACTGGACTTTCATTAAACCAAAACAATGGTTTTTTGAGGGGTCCAATGCCCCCACCGCCTTTAATTATAAAGATTCACTGGTATATTTTGCAGGTGATCCCGCAGGTTATGGCAGTATTCTTTATACTGATGACCCCAAAAGCGGGAACTGGACACCCACTGCATCCATAACCAACAATATTCAGGATTCCGAATTATTTATTGATGATGATGGAAAAACCTATTTGTATTGGGGCTCGTCAAATGTACATCCGCTTCGTGTGAAAATGCTCAATAAGGACGATCGGTTTATAGAAACCGGGGTAGAAAAAGAACTTTTCAACCTGGTTGAAGAAGAACACGGGTGGGAACGTTTTGGTGAAAACAATTTCCATCCAACCCTAAAGGAAGGATATATGGAAGGTGCCTCAATGACCAAACATAATGGAAAATACTATTTACAGTATGCCGCTCCCGGAACACAATTTAATGTATATGCAGATGCGGCATATATAGGTGAAACCCCGCTTGGGCCTTTTACCTACATGAAAAATAATCCCATGAGTTTCAAGCCGGGTGGTTTTGCCAACGGTGCAGGCCATGGTATTACGGTAAAACAAACCAATGGACAATACTGGCATTTTGCCACTGTGGCCCTGGCATCCAATTCACACTGGGAACGTCGCTTATCCATGTTTCCTACCTATTTTGATGAAGATGGCTTAATGTATACCAATACAAATTATGGGGATTATCCATTATTTGGCCCGGATCATCCCACGAAAGCCGGCCATCATAATGGCTGGATGTTACTTTCGTACAAAGGAAAAGCAACCGTCTCTTCTTCAAAAAAGCAGGTTAGAAAAAGCACTTCTACAGATGGGGATTTCGATATCACCGAAATGCCTTTGGAAAAAAATAACAGGGGTGAAATTGTTTCAAAGTTATTGACCGATGAAAGCCCAAAATCCTTCTGGGTGGCTGAAGCCAATAATGATAATCAATGGGTAAAGATCGAAATGCTTTCCCCCGGAAACATTTATGCTTTTCAATTGAATTTTCATGATGAGGAGTCGGCCATTTATACCAGAACTGAAGGTTTGCGCCATAGATTCACGGTTGAAGTTTCAGAGGATGGGGAAAATTGGAAAACGGTTATAGACAGAAGTAAAAGTTATAAAGATGCTCCAAACGCATACATACCACTAAATAAGCCTGTGGTGGGAAAATATGTGCGCTATAATAATGTTGAAGTTCCCGGGCAGAACCTCGCATTATCTGAGATAAGGGTATTTGGTAAAGGTTTGGGGAAGAAACCGGAAAAGGTGAAAGGGTTTAAAGTGTCCCGCGAACAAGACCGGAGAGATGCCTCTTTTAGCTGGAATCCTGTGAAAGGTGCACAGGGTTATAATATTCGTTGGGGTATAGCACCAGATAAATTATATCAATCCTGGTTGATCTATGATGTAAATGAGCATTTTATGCGCAACCTGGATCGGGATACCCAATATTACTTTAGTATAGAAGCATTCAATGAGAATGGAATTTCAGATAAAACTGAAGTTCAGGAAGTGAAATAA
- a CDS encoding formylglycine-generating enzyme family protein translates to MIKTRCIYWLIAVLLFGCKENREQEEPVPDEKYEATEQPRDLEVPHGMVWIPGGVIRQGATQEDKQAMGHEKPSHPVYVDGFFMDETEVTNREYAQFIEATGYITLAEREISWEELQEQLPPGTPKPADSLLQPGSLVFNKPEGKINDPHDFTRWWVWKIGASWKQPEGSGSSIEGREDHPVVHIAYEDAVAYSEWAGRRLPTEAEWEFAARGGEENSRFSWGDDESVLEERANTWTGEFPVNNNEADGFEGSAPVESFPPNAYGLYDMAGNVWEFTSDFYDPQYYRKLLDKGVAENPQGPENAYKGYNPNLNAKVIKGGSYLCHASYCASYRVSAKMPQTMDSSHGHLGFRTVATPNMLRKKNN, encoded by the coding sequence ATGATTAAAACCCGATGCATTTATTGGCTAATTGCGGTACTCCTCTTTGGATGTAAGGAAAACAGGGAGCAAGAGGAACCTGTGCCTGATGAAAAGTATGAGGCCACAGAGCAGCCCCGAGACCTTGAAGTTCCCCATGGAATGGTATGGATCCCGGGCGGCGTAATCCGGCAGGGAGCAACCCAGGAGGATAAACAGGCGATGGGTCATGAAAAACCTTCCCACCCTGTGTATGTCGATGGTTTCTTTATGGATGAAACTGAAGTGACCAATCGGGAATATGCCCAGTTTATAGAAGCCACAGGCTACATTACCCTGGCAGAAAGAGAAATTTCCTGGGAAGAATTGCAGGAGCAATTACCACCCGGCACTCCAAAACCGGCAGATTCACTCCTGCAGCCGGGTTCCCTGGTTTTTAATAAACCGGAGGGGAAGATCAACGATCCTCACGATTTCACCCGCTGGTGGGTTTGGAAGATAGGAGCCAGCTGGAAGCAACCGGAGGGTTCCGGGAGTTCTATAGAGGGCCGGGAAGACCACCCCGTTGTTCATATAGCTTATGAGGACGCCGTTGCTTACAGTGAGTGGGCCGGACGCCGCCTTCCAACGGAGGCCGAATGGGAATTTGCCGCCAGGGGCGGGGAGGAAAATTCACGGTTTAGCTGGGGTGATGATGAGAGCGTTTTGGAAGAAAGAGCAAATACCTGGACCGGGGAATTCCCTGTCAATAATAATGAAGCCGATGGATTCGAAGGCAGCGCCCCGGTAGAATCATTTCCTCCCAACGCTTATGGCCTCTATGATATGGCCGGGAATGTATGGGAGTTCACTTCAGATTTTTATGACCCGCAGTATTACCGGAAATTATTGGATAAGGGAGTGGCAGAAAATCCGCAGGGGCCAGAGAATGCTTACAAAGGATATAATCCCAATTTAAACGCAAAGGTCATAAAAGGAGGTTCCTATCTATGTCACGCCTCTTACTGTGCCAGTTACAGGGTATCGGCAAAGATGCCACAAACCATGGATTCATCGCATGGGCATCTGGGATTTCGAACCGTAGCAACGCCTAATATGTTGAGGAAGAAGAATAATTAA
- a CDS encoding carboxylesterase family protein, translating to MKRIASVFLLLFLLISASSVAQDLEEYKKEQFILAQDTLNYRILFPKDFSEDKKYPLVLFLHGAGERGNNNESQLTHGSKLFLKKAEEFPAIVIFPQAPKDDYWAKVEVKRDSIPYQFNFKNEEEPTKALHLVQALLNSVTQKDYIDQNRIYVGGLSMGAMGTFELLSRQPQMFAAAFAICGGADPGIVKNYRPGFNIWIFHGEKDDVVLPEYSKIMAREINSRGGNAKLSLYPNDNHNSWDSAFAEPYLLKWLFSHERKE from the coding sequence ATGAAAAGAATAGCTTCTGTTTTTCTTTTATTATTTCTTTTAATATCAGCTTCATCAGTAGCTCAGGATCTTGAAGAATATAAGAAAGAACAATTTATCCTGGCGCAGGATACTTTGAACTACAGAATACTTTTTCCGAAGGATTTTTCAGAAGACAAAAAATATCCCCTGGTGTTATTCCTTCATGGAGCCGGAGAAAGAGGAAATAATAATGAATCCCAATTAACACACGGGAGCAAACTGTTTTTGAAGAAAGCAGAGGAGTTTCCTGCAATTGTGATATTTCCCCAGGCACCTAAGGATGATTATTGGGCTAAGGTGGAAGTAAAACGAGACAGCATTCCTTACCAGTTTAATTTTAAGAATGAGGAGGAGCCTACCAAGGCCCTACATTTGGTGCAGGCTCTTCTGAATTCTGTAACACAAAAGGATTATATAGACCAAAACAGAATTTACGTGGGTGGTCTTTCCATGGGAGCAATGGGTACTTTCGAACTCCTTTCCCGTCAACCGCAAATGTTTGCTGCGGCATTCGCAATTTGTGGAGGGGCAGATCCCGGAATTGTAAAAAATTATCGTCCTGGCTTTAATATCTGGATTTTCCACGGGGAAAAAGATGATGTGGTGCTGCCCGAATATTCAAAAATCATGGCCCGGGAAATAAATTCCCGGGGCGGCAATGCCAAATTATCTTTATATCCAAACGACAATCATAATAGCTGGGATTCTGCATTTGCAGAACCATATTTATTAAAATGGTTGTTCTCCCATGAACGAAAGGAATAG
- a CDS encoding glucoamylase family protein has protein sequence MRLTGKWNFLYFIGIILLLWSCSNDDGPGYQEPYIPGPGNSEKLSDAALLEKVQQQTFKYFWEFAGTNSGLAKERSQADAYGGEGKNIVTMGGSGFGLAAFPVAVERGWISKAQAVQRLEKILNFLETVPTYHGAFSHWYLDNTAKTRPFGNMDDGGDLVETAFLMQGLLINRQYFSDEASIVNRITKLWEAVEWDWYTRGENVLYWHWSPNFGFQKNLKIQGWNESLIVYVLAASSPTHSIEPEVYHQGWASGGGMVTNRSHYGHSLPLGPGFGGPLFFSHYSFIGLNPTNLSDRYANYWQQNKAHSLIHYNYSIDNPKNYKGYSENSWGLTASDSYQGYEAHSPTNDKGVITPTAALSSFPYTPVESMKALRYFYEQQGGKLWGPYGFYDAFSEEHNWVANGYLAIDQGPIISMIENYRTGLVWNLFMADEEVQAGLTRLDFNY, from the coding sequence ATGAGGCTCACAGGGAAATGGAATTTTTTATATTTTATTGGAATTATTTTATTGTTATGGTCCTGCTCGAATGATGATGGTCCAGGATATCAGGAGCCCTATATTCCGGGCCCCGGAAATAGTGAAAAATTAAGTGATGCAGCACTTTTGGAAAAGGTGCAGCAACAAACTTTTAAATATTTCTGGGAATTTGCGGGTACAAATTCAGGGCTTGCCAAAGAGCGTTCTCAGGCTGATGCCTATGGTGGTGAAGGTAAAAACATTGTAACCATGGGAGGGTCAGGTTTTGGTCTTGCCGCTTTTCCGGTGGCGGTTGAGCGTGGTTGGATATCTAAAGCCCAGGCCGTTCAACGTCTTGAAAAAATACTCAATTTCCTGGAGACGGTTCCAACCTATCATGGGGCCTTTTCCCACTGGTATCTTGATAATACGGCAAAAACAAGACCATTTGGAAATATGGATGACGGAGGGGATCTGGTAGAAACAGCTTTCTTAATGCAGGGACTCCTTATTAACCGGCAATATTTTTCAGATGAAGCAAGTATCGTGAACCGAATCACAAAATTATGGGAAGCTGTAGAATGGGATTGGTATACAAGGGGTGAAAATGTTCTTTACTGGCACTGGTCACCAAATTTTGGGTTTCAAAAAAACCTGAAGATCCAGGGATGGAATGAATCCCTTATAGTATATGTGCTCGCAGCATCCTCTCCTACACATTCAATTGAACCTGAAGTCTACCACCAGGGTTGGGCCAGCGGCGGCGGCATGGTAACTAACAGGAGCCATTATGGGCATTCTCTTCCATTAGGTCCCGGGTTTGGTGGCCCTTTATTCTTTTCACATTACTCTTTTATTGGACTTAACCCCACAAATTTAAGTGATCGTTATGCCAATTACTGGCAGCAAAACAAGGCGCATAGCCTAATACATTATAATTATTCAATTGATAATCCTAAAAATTATAAAGGTTATAGTGAAAATTCCTGGGGTTTAACGGCAAGTGACAGTTATCAGGGGTACGAGGCTCACAGCCCAACCAATGATAAAGGTGTGATTACACCCACCGCCGCATTATCTTCTTTTCCATATACGCCTGTGGAGTCTATGAAAGCTCTAAGGTATTTTTATGAGCAACAAGGGGGTAAATTATGGGGGCCGTATGGATTCTATGATGCATTTTCAGAAGAACACAATTGGGTTGCCAATGGGTATCTGGCAATAGACCAGGGGCCAATTATTTCAATGATCGAGAATTACAGAACAGGATTGGTATGGAATCTTTTTATGGCAGATGAAGAAGTTCAGGCCGGTCTTACACGCCTCGATTTTAATTATTAG